The Deltaproteobacteria bacterium region TATTCGACCGACTATGTTTACCCTGGTGTCGGCACCGAGCCCCACACGGAGCTGAGTCCCGTTGGACCAATCAACGTGTACGGCAAATCCAAGCTCGCCGGTGACGAGGCCATCGTCGCCTCGGGCGTGCCGCATCTAATTCTAAGAACATCGTGGGTCTTTGGCATCCACGGCCACAACTTCGTTAAGACCATGCTCAAGCTCGGCAGTGAGCGCGAGACGCTCAAGATCATCAGCGATCAAATCGGCTCGCCCACCTCGGCAAGGACGCTGGCCGACATTACGGCGATGATGCTTGCCTCCGTGCGCAGTCGTAAGCACGGCTTTGCCCCACTCGCAGATCGTGGCGGCATCTACCACGTGACAAACTCCGGGTTTGCCAGCTGGTACGAGTTTGCCATCGAGATCTTTAGAATCGCCAGGCTTCAAGGCACCGAACTCAAGGTCAAAGACGTCGACGCCATCGCCACCGAGGCCTATCCGACGCCGGCGCGGCGCCCCAAGAATTCGCGGCTATCGCTCGCTAAACTCGCTGATAATTACGGCATCATGCCGGCGACTTGGCAAGAGGCTTTAGCCTTGATGATGAAGCGTTGATGATCTAGCGACCGCGGACATGACGCGCTTATCGCCTCATGTCGTTCGACTTTAGGTTCGCCATCGTCAATCCTGTGCAGCGTCACGAGCACTACCGCTCGGTTCACCGCACAGGACTCTCGCCATGGTTCAACCCCCGTCTCATAGAAATCACGACAACGAGGTTCCACACGCGCCATTTATTGACCTCGTGATGAGCGAGCTCTTTGCTAGGGATCATGGCCAAACCGCGCTCATTGGGTTTTTAGGCGCGGCATTAAAGCCCATTGCACCCATCGTCACCGCAACTGTTTCGATCCCAAAAATCCCGCGCCACCTCTTTAACGAGCGCGGACACGAGTTAGATATTTGTCTGACACTTGCCGACGGTGCCGCGGTTGATGTGAAGTTGCAGGTGGTGCCCACCTCCGACTCACCAAAGCACGCACTTTACCTAGCTTCAAGCTGGTTGACGGCTGCACACAAACTTCGAGGCGCGTCAGCCCAAAGGCGGCGACCTGCGATCGCTATATTTCTCGTCTCGAATGATCTCTTTCCTGAGCGGCCGCATGAGTTCGAGGTGAGCTTTTCGCTACACCAAGATGACGCCGGGCCTGCGGTGCTTGAGGAGCTTGCCGGTCAGGTGCAAATCAAGTTTCTCGAAATCACGAAGGCAAGCCGCCTATGGCTAGCCAAAGCACTGCCACTGGACGACATGATTCTCGGGGCGTGGTTAGGATATTTTGCAGACCCCACGAGCGCAGCTGTGGCTGCGGCCTGTGCCTACCTACCGGAGTTACAGGACGCCAGGGAGATTATGGAGGAGATATCTCGCAGTCAGAGCGCACAAGAGGCTCCACCGTAAATGAGGTTACCTTACTTAGGTGGTGGCTGTAACAGTCCAACACTAAGCATAATAATGCCGCAACATGCAAACTCCTCAAGTCTAACCTGCCGCCCCCTTTCAAGGTGGCTGATCGAATCTCCGATACCAAGTTCAACGCCTGATCTACGGAGCTTGATATGGTTGCTAGGTTTCAAGTGGACCGCACACTCCTTCTCGTTAATCACGATGATTTTCGCCAAAGAGTGGGTCTTATCGAGAACTACTATGAGCTTTCTAAGCTTGGCTTCCCGCTCAATAATTTATCGGGAATTTTCCGACCGGCGGATCTATCCGAGCTCGTTGAGTTCTGTCAGTCAAACGCTCGATATCACATAGTGAGCTACCTAGGTGAAGGTCATTACAAAAATAAACTCGTGCCACATGCCAAATCTTTTGCCCTTGCAAACGGTGATAATGATCCCTCAATAGCACTTAACGACTTGCTTGATCCGGAGCTACCTGTGATCGATGAAGATACGATCAGCGAGGCGCTTGCCGTGCTGGATTACATCAAGAATCGTAGTTAATCTTAGTCTTTCCATTTCGAGATCCCGACCAGCTCTTGTTAACTTCCCATCGTAAAAACGAGACATGCGCTGATACTTGTTAATTAGCTGTGATGATGTCCCAATCCGAAGTAATTCCCAACTAATCAAATATTCACACACAGAATGGGCATCAAAGTGATCCGAATCCGTGTAGCCCGCGCTAAAGCCAGTTAGACTTTTTTCGTCGATTATCCAGGGTTGCAAGATAACTTTGCCTGCGCGCGTCCTACCGAGTCTCTGACTTGGGGCATTCATTTCTGATCCGTCTTGGTCTTGCGGGTATTTCTACCGTTCTTTGACGGAACGAATCATTAAATATCCGCGATTGTTTGTCCAAAGACATATGAAGACATCACAGCCGCTACCTTCCCACCGCCTCATGCACCACACCGCGGTACTGCGCTAAGGGACAAACAGCCACACCCTCAAACACTTTGGCCGCCGGATCCGCGCAGTCTCCTGGCGCGGTAAGCACCACAGCCTCGCTTGCGTGCTCGCTAACGAGGCGATGATAGCGACTGACACGGCTGTGATCGGAACCAGCGAGGATCACCGCCTCGTCGCTGACAAAAGAAATATAGTAGGCATCCCAGTAATTGGCCCAGCCGTAGCGGTAGCCATTTGCCTGTAAAAAAGCCGCCAGCCGCAGGCGGCTATGCTCATGATGCAGCGGATCCTGCAAGTAATCGTGCCAGAGTCGTGCCGTTTGCATGAGATTAGCTCCCGTGAGACTCAATGCTACGGCAGCCACAGCCCATTGGGACTTGGACCGCTCTGGTAAAAGTAGTATCGCCAGGGCGATAACCCCAACAACCGCTGCTGGCAATAGCAGTATGTACCTAGCGAGTACGGATTCATTCTTGGCGATAAACAATAAATAAAGAGCAAGCTGACCACACGCAGCTATGATCAAGTAAAGTGGTAGACTCAAACGACGATCGCCGCTGATTTTTGCGCGCCCTCTAACCAGAGCCACGAGAGTGGTGACACCAATCATCACAGTCAGTGCCACAACTAGAACTGCATTAAGCTCTGCCCAGCCACTGGGGCCGACACTCACAGCGGACGGTAGCTCGATCATGCTTGTCGGTCCGGTACTAAGTCCAAGGAGTAGGGGAGCGAGCGTACCCCATAGATACTTGCCATTCTCAAGGAGCTGGGTGAGCGACACCAGCTTAGGCCTAGGTGTCCCGACACCGACAAATTCCGCGTTAAATTGCCCAAGCCCCACCAGAACGTGATAGCTAGCAAAGGCAATAAGCAATGTCGCGAGCCTGCTACGCCATCGATCACCCAGGGTGAATGATCGCGTCTCAAATACATCGGTACAAATGAGAGCAAGAAAACCCACAAGCACAAACTCGCGCTGAAAATAAGCCGGTGCGAGTAGTAGACCTAAGATCACGGCCCTGTCCCGTAGAGTCCACATCAAAGCTAGATAAAATAGAGGCCAAGGATTGGCACCTATCGTTGCCATCGATAGTGTCGCAAGGGGAATCGCGGGCGCGATCAGAGGCGCTACAGCTAGGACCGCTTGCCAAAGCTTAAGCCCGCTGTCACGTCTAAGGAGTCGCACCAAGATAAACGCCGTCACCATGTTTAGCAGGAGCAGCGGCAATTTGAGGCTAGCGACGGATACGCCGAACACGGCGAAGCTAAGGGCAGCGACCCACGCCTCCACAGCCAGCATGTATTTTTGGCCGTAAAAGGTCCACGGTAGCGACCGCCCCGTGGCAAGGTCCTTACCCATAATCCCAATGATCGCCTGATCGGCATCGAAGTGGGCCACCGGGTACCAAAGGTGGAACCCGTATGAAACCAGCAGCGATAACCCTACTACGATATATAGGAGAGCGGCCGTGCGTGCGCGCATCGCGGCCGACTCAACCTAGACCCAGTCGCTCTAGCTTGTAGCTACCGTCCAACACCCGTTTAACCCAGGGCTGGTTGTCGAGATACCACTGCACCGTCTTTTTAAGACCGGTTTCAAAGGTCTCCTTAGGGCTAAATCCTAGCTCTCGCTTTATCTTGCTAGCATCGATGGCGTAGCGCTTATCGTGGCCAGGACGATCCGCCACAAACTTGATCAGCGCACGGCGACGCCCAATCTTGGCGTCGGGAGCTAGCTCGTCGAGCAGATCGCAAATCGCGTGCACCACATCGAGATTGGTCCGCTCACAGTTGCCACCGATGTTGTAGGTCTCACCGACGCGACCCTTCTTGGCCACCAACACCAGAGCTTCGGCATGATCTTCGACAAAGAGCCAATCCCGGATATTGTCGCCGGTGCCGTAGACGGGCAGATTTTTTCCCGCCAGACCATTGAGGATCATGAGCGGAATCAACTTCTCGGGGAAGTGATACGGCCCGTAGTTATTGGAGCAGTTAGTGACGATGGTCGGCAGACCGTAGGTCTCCTTCCACGCCCGCACCAAATGATCACTCGACGCTTTACTTGCCGAGTAGGGCGAGTTGGGGCTGTAGGGAGTGGTTTCGGTGAAAAGCCCCGTCGCACCCAGCGATCCGTAGACCTCATCGGTCGAGATGTGGTGGAGGCGGAACGCCTTCTTCTTATCCTCACCAAGTTCCTGCCAGTAGGCCCGGGCTGCCTGCAGCATAGTGTAGGTGCCGAAGATATTGGTCTGGATAAACTCCCCCGGGCCATCGATCGAACGATCAACGTGCGACTCTGCAGCCAAGTGCATGACATAGTCCGGCTTATACTTAGCAAAAACCGCCGCTACGCGCGCGCCGTCGCAAATATCGACCTGCTCAAAGGCGTAACGATCTGGGTGTTTTTTGGCCGCTTGGGCTACAGAGTCGAGGTTGCCCGCATACGTCAACTTATCGACATTCACCACGAAGTCGGTCGTGTCGTTAAGTAGTTTACGCACTACCGCAGAGCCGATAAATCCAGCACCACCCGTAACGAGAACTGTAGCCATAGCATGTGATCCTTTGCTGTTACTGGGTAGTTGTACCGGATTTAAAGGCTGTTTTCTAGGACCTCTCGCGCGGGCGCCCCGCGAGGCCCGCAGGACACATCAGTATACGGTCCCTAAAAAGACCGATACTTCCAGCGGTCGTAGCTCCGTCCCGTTAAGCTCTGGCTGCTTACCGTTGATGGTCAACTCCCAACCGGCCATCATGCCGGATATGGGGCCCGAAGGCGTGCGCCGCGCGGCAAAGGAATC contains the following coding sequences:
- the rfbB gene encoding dTDP-glucose 4,6-dehydratase, producing the protein MATVLVTGGAGFIGSAVVRKLLNDTTDFVVNVDKLTYAGNLDSVAQAAKKHPDRYAFEQVDICDGARVAAVFAKYKPDYVMHLAAESHVDRSIDGPGEFIQTNIFGTYTMLQAARAYWQELGEDKKKAFRLHHISTDEVYGSLGATGLFTETTPYSPNSPYSASKASSDHLVRAWKETYGLPTIVTNCSNNYGPYHFPEKLIPLMILNGLAGKNLPVYGTGDNIRDWLFVEDHAEALVLVAKKGRVGETYNIGGNCERTNLDVVHAICDLLDELAPDAKIGRRRALIKFVADRPGHDKRYAIDASKIKRELGFSPKETFETGLKKTVQWYLDNQPWVKRVLDGSYKLERLGLG
- the rfbD gene encoding dTDP-4-dehydrorhamnose reductase; translated protein: MPQSSPSILLTGVTGQVGGELYNCLQHLGKVVPTVARGERFGAQALEMDLTDPDSIRQVCAAVRPSLIVSPAAYTAVDKAEQDEATAFAVNAKAPEILAACAKQYGAAMVHYSTDYVYPGVGTEPHTELSPVGPINVYGKSKLAGDEAIVASGVPHLILRTSWVFGIHGHNFVKTMLKLGSERETLKIISDQIGSPTSARTLADITAMMLASVRSRKHGFAPLADRGGIYHVTNSGFASWYEFAIEIFRIARLQGTELKVKDVDAIATEAYPTPARRPKNSRLSLAKLADNYGIMPATWQEALALMMKR